A genomic window from Aythya fuligula isolate bAytFul2 chromosome 15, bAytFul2.pri, whole genome shotgun sequence includes:
- the PSMG3 gene encoding proteasome assembly chaperone 3: MAANPIVTSKQREEVVHGVPTEVVCTAFSNSILVVVTQYGKLGTLIYVDPNTIGDNIGRPSLTTKVLLGKDEPLVHVCAKNLVAFVSQEAGNKPVLLAMALKDKTMEGIQALREVIRSCQVW; encoded by the exons ATGGCAGCAAATCCCATCGTGACGTCAAAGCAGCGAGAGGAAGTGGTACACGGGGTCCCCACGGAGGTGGTGTGCACGGCGTTCTCCAACTCCATTCTTGTGGTGGTAACGCAGTACGGCAAGCTGGGGACGCTCATCTACGTGGACCCCAACACAATAGGCGACAACATTGGCAGGCCTTCGCTCACCACAAAAGTGCTACTGGGCAAGGATGAG CCCCTCGTCCATGTTTGTGCCAAAAACCTGGTGGCGTTCGTGTCTCAGGAAGCTGGGAACAAACCTGTTCTTCTCGCCATGGCTTTAAAAGACAAGACCATGGAAGGAATACAAGCTCTACGGGAAGTGATCCGAAGTTGCCAAGTGTGGTGA
- the TMEM184A gene encoding transmembrane protein 184A, translating to MSNATRAVPSPTPPGSPGPSTVTRLASATPSPAFAMPLTAHNDSQDGQQLFLTTTAAQAISGIFVWSALIITFHQIYTHLRNYTIPKEQRYIIRILFIVPIYAFDSWLSLLLLGSHQYYVYFDSVRDCYEAFVIYSFLSLCFEYLGGESTIMTEIRGKPIASSCLYGTCCLQGMSYSIGFLRFCKQATLQFCIVKPLMAIVTIILQAFGKYHDGDFNVRSGYLYITIIYNFSVSLALYALFLFYFATMDLLRPFEPVLKFITIKAVIFLSFWQGTLLAILEKCGVIPEVQIIDGKEVGAGTVAAGYQNFIICIEMLFASIALRYAFTCQVYREKKENTTANLAPMQSISSGLKETMSPQDIVQDAIHNFSPTYQQYTQQSMQEAEHKVPGENGHVASKVEGVSGRKSKNIEKRVLILSDEEL from the exons ATGAGTAATGCCACCCGGGCCGTGCCCTCTCCCACGCCACCCGGCTCCCCGGGGCCCAGCACGGTGACCAGGCTGGCCTCGGccaccccttccccagcctttgCCATGCCGCTGACTGCCCACAACGACTCCCAGGACGgccagcagctcttcctcacCACCACGGCGGCACAGGCCATCTCCGGCATCTTCGTCTGGTCGGCGCTCATCATCACCTTCCACCAG ATCTACACGCACCTGAGGAACTACACCATCCCCAAGGAGCAGCGCTACATCATCCGCATCCTCTTCATCGTGCCCATCTATGCCTTCGACTCCtggctcagcctcctcctcctcggcagCCACCAGTACTACGTCTACTTCGACTCGGTGCGCGACTGCTACGAAG CTTTCGTGATTTACAGCTTCCTGAGCCTGTGCTTTGAGTACCTCGGTGGGGAGAGCACCATCATGACGGAGATCCGAGGGAAGCCCATTGC GTCCAGCTGCTTGTACGGGACCTGCTGCCTTCAGGGCATGTCCTACTCCATTGGGTTCCTGCGCTTCTGCAAGCAG GCCACGCTGCAGTTCTGCATCGTGAAACCCCTCATGGCCATCGTCACCATCATCCTGCAGGCGTTCGGGAAGTACCACGACGGGGACTTCAA TGTCCGAAGCGGCTACCTCTACATCACCATCATCTACAACTTCTCCGTCAGCCTGGCGCTTTACGCCCTCTTCCTCTTCTACTTCGCCACCATGGACCTGCTGCGCCCGTTTGAGCCGGTCCTCAAGTTCATCACCATCAAGGCCGtcatcttcctctccttctgGCAAG GGACGCTGCTGGCAATCCTGGAGAAGTGCGGGGTGATCCCCGAAGTTCAGATCATAGACGGGAAGGAGGTGGGAGCTGGGACAGTGGCTGCTGGCTACCAGAACTTCATCATCTGCATCGAGATGCTCTTTGCTTCCATTGCCCTGCGCTACGCGTTTACCTGCCAGGTgtacagggagaagaaagaaaacacaacag CAAACCTCGCCCCGATGCAGAGCATCTCGAGCGGGCTGAAGGAGACCATGAGCCCCCAGGACATCGTGCAGGACGCCATCCACAACTTCTCGCCCACGTACCAGCAGTACACCCAGCAGTCcatgcaggaggcagagcacaaAGTGCCGGGCGAGAACGGGCACGTGGCCTCCAAGGTGGAGGGAGTGAGtggcagaaagagcaaaaacatCGAGAAGAGAGTGCTGATCCTGTCGGACGAGGAGCTGTAG